The following proteins are encoded in a genomic region of Lactiplantibacillus plantarum:
- the tsaE gene encoding tRNA (adenosine(37)-N6)-threonylcarbamoyltransferase complex ATPase subunit type 1 TsaE, whose translation MESITVTSPEATMAIGAKLGQLVQPGDLILLDGDLGAGKTTFTKGLAKSLGIPNNVKSPTFTLIREYRQGRLPLYHMDVYRLEDGGAEDLGLDEYFDGDGVSVVEWSQFIADLLPTTYLRIAISRDTDADDQRVITFKPIGEHYQRLVDQLKE comes from the coding sequence ATGGAATCAATCACGGTAACGTCGCCGGAAGCAACCATGGCAATCGGGGCCAAACTTGGCCAATTAGTGCAACCTGGTGATTTAATCTTACTAGATGGTGATTTAGGTGCTGGTAAGACAACTTTTACAAAGGGGTTAGCAAAAAGCCTGGGCATTCCTAATAACGTTAAGAGTCCGACTTTTACGCTCATCCGGGAATATCGTCAGGGGCGACTACCGCTCTATCATATGGATGTTTACCGCTTGGAAGATGGCGGTGCGGAAGATTTAGGCTTAGATGAATACTTTGATGGTGATGGCGTTAGTGTTGTGGAATGGTCACAGTTTATTGCCGACCTCTTACCGACGACTTACTTGCGAATTGCAATTAGCCGGGACACTGATGCCGATGACCAGCGGGTAATAACCTTCAAGCCCATTGGTGAACACTATCAACGACTGGTTGATCAATTGAAGGAGTGA
- a CDS encoding GNAT family N-acetyltransferase, producing the protein MAEEVVDVRPAEVADAAQLLALLAQLGRESNTFTVDEGIEDLSETDEQAQIERINGTTTNIIFVATLDSRLIGVSTVQASTDFSAAQGEVGVAVLKEFWGMGLGTALIEEVLDWARNYSSLERLVLTVQLRNVRAVKLYQHLGFENCTATSYDVVDPTGKRVPAIDMGIWV; encoded by the coding sequence ATGGCAGAAGAAGTTGTTGATGTACGGCCTGCTGAAGTCGCGGATGCAGCACAATTATTAGCGCTACTAGCTCAGCTTGGACGTGAAAGTAATACTTTCACTGTTGATGAAGGCATTGAGGATTTGAGTGAAACGGATGAACAGGCGCAAATTGAGCGTATCAATGGCACAACGACCAACATTATTTTCGTTGCGACATTAGATTCACGGTTGATTGGTGTGAGCACCGTGCAAGCTAGTACGGATTTTAGTGCGGCGCAAGGTGAAGTTGGCGTAGCGGTACTTAAAGAATTTTGGGGCATGGGTCTGGGGACTGCTTTGATTGAGGAAGTCTTAGATTGGGCGCGTAACTATAGCTCATTGGAACGCCTCGTGTTGACGGTCCAGTTACGAAATGTGCGTGCCGTGAAGCTGTACCAGCATCTTGGGTTCGAAAATTGTACGGCAACGAGCTATGATGTCGTTGACCCAACCGGCAAACGGGTTCCAG
- the pta gene encoding phosphate acetyltransferase has protein sequence MDLFESLAQKITGKDQTIVFPEGTEPRIVGAAARLAADGLVKPIVLGATDKVQAVANDLNADLTGVQVLDPATYPAEDKQAMLDALVERRKGKNTPEQAAKMLEDENYFGTMLVYMGKADGMVSGAIHPTGDTVRPALQIIKTKPGSHRISGAFIMQKGEERYVFADCAINIDPDADTLAEIATQSAATAKVFDIDPKVAMLSFSTKGSAKGEMVTKVQEATAKAQAAEPELAIDGELQFDAAFVEKVGLQKAPGSKVAGHANVFVFPELQSGNIGYKIAQRFGHFEAVGPVLQGLNKPVSDLSRGCSEEDVYKVAIITAAQGLA, from the coding sequence ATGGATTTATTTGAGTCATTAGCACAAAAAATTACTGGTAAAGATCAAACAATTGTTTTCCCTGAAGGAACTGAACCCCGAATTGTCGGTGCGGCAGCGCGATTAGCTGCAGACGGCTTGGTTAAGCCGATTGTTTTAGGTGCAACGGACAAAGTTCAGGCTGTGGCTAACGATTTGAATGCGGATTTAACAGGCGTTCAAGTCCTTGATCCTGCGACATACCCGGCTGAAGATAAGCAAGCAATGCTTGATGCCCTCGTTGAACGGCGGAAAGGTAAGAATACGCCAGAACAAGCGGCTAAAATGCTGGAAGATGAAAACTACTTTGGCACGATGCTCGTTTATATGGGCAAAGCGGATGGGATGGTTTCAGGTGCAATCCATCCAACTGGTGATACGGTACGGCCAGCGTTACAAATTATTAAGACCAAGCCCGGTTCACACCGAATCTCGGGTGCATTTATCATGCAAAAGGGTGAGGAACGCTACGTCTTTGCTGACTGTGCCATCAATATTGATCCCGATGCCGATACGTTAGCGGAAATTGCCACTCAGAGTGCGGCTACTGCTAAGGTCTTCGATATTGACCCGAAAGTTGCGATGCTCAGCTTCTCAACTAAGGGTTCGGCTAAGGGTGAAATGGTCACTAAAGTGCAAGAAGCAACGGCCAAGGCGCAAGCTGCTGAACCGGAATTGGCTATCGATGGTGAACTTCAATTTGACGCGGCCTTCGTTGAAAAAGTTGGTTTGCAAAAGGCTCCTGGTTCCAAAGTAGCTGGTCATGCCAATGTCTTTGTATTTCCAGAGCTTCAGTCTGGTAATATTGGCTATAAGATTGCGCAACGATTTGGTCATTTTGAAGCGGTGGGTCCTGTCTTGCAAGGCCTGAACAAGCCGGTCTCCGACTTGTCACGTGGATGCAGTGAAGAAGACGTTTATAAGGTTGCGATTATTACAGCAGCCCAAGGATTAGCTTAA